A stretch of Exiguobacterium sp. BMC-KP DNA encodes these proteins:
- the dprA gene encoding DNA-processing protein DprA has translation MKRELYVRFAMCQVPYTIVQLIEQFGIVPSHELPVSKRLRNRYEQALLLEQIEQSILVKGDPLFPAMLLTIPQPVYALFYRGDPSHLTLPRVSIIGSRTPSPQHLSRMRFLQSFFHPDLVTVSGGAYGIDALVHRLSLKHQQKTIAVLAGGLDRLYPTSHSTLFERILSHGLLLSEYPPGTPIQKIQFLERNRIIAGLSSSLIIVEAAKRSGTMNTASHALDQGKDVYCLPGCPTESFFTGTNQLIAEGAIPLLDPEEVSKSIRLNVDKWESRLL, from the coding sequence ATGAAACGTGAACTGTATGTCCGCTTCGCGATGTGTCAGGTACCATACACGATCGTCCAGTTGATTGAGCAATTCGGCATCGTTCCAAGTCATGAACTGCCTGTTTCCAAACGTCTTCGAAATCGTTATGAACAAGCGCTACTTCTAGAGCAGATCGAGCAGTCGATTTTAGTTAAAGGGGATCCGCTGTTTCCGGCGATGTTACTTACGATCCCTCAACCTGTCTATGCCCTCTTTTATCGCGGTGATCCCTCTCACCTGACTCTTCCGCGCGTCAGTATCATTGGTAGCCGAACTCCTTCACCGCAACATCTTTCCCGGATGCGTTTCCTGCAATCCTTCTTTCATCCAGATCTCGTCACCGTCTCCGGTGGAGCTTATGGTATTGATGCCCTCGTTCATCGCCTTTCCTTAAAACATCAACAGAAAACAATTGCTGTTCTCGCTGGAGGACTTGATCGACTTTATCCTACTTCCCATTCCACTCTTTTTGAGCGGATCCTCTCACACGGTCTTCTTCTCTCCGAATACCCACCCGGAACACCGATTCAAAAAATTCAATTTTTAGAACGAAACCGAATCATTGCTGGGTTATCCTCATCGTTGATTATCGTTGAAGCAGCAAAACGAAGTGGTACGATGAACACAGCAAGTCACGCCCTCGATCAAGGGAAAGATGTCTATTGTCTACCCGGTTGCCCGACTGAATCGTTCTTTACAGGAACGAATCAATTGATCGCAGAAGGAGCGATTCCACTCCTTGATCCGGAAGAAGTTTCAAAAAGTATTCGGCTGAACGTTGACAAATGGGAATCGAGACTACTATGA
- a CDS encoding ribonuclease HII, protein MKIAELKQRLYQATLEEFIQLKQELATDARKGVHTLFRQTERRFALEEQQRMDFKERLAFEEQYRQQGYVRIAGVDEVGRGPLAGPVVAAAVILPDGFYHPGLTDSKQMSKTQRQAALKHLQEVAEIAVGIIEPAEIDEINIYQASKQAMQNAVRQLQPDALLVDAMTLEGDTPQLSLIKGDARSVSIAAASVVAKETRDAMMEEYAINYPGYGFESHAGYGTPTHLQALDTLGVTPIHRKTFRPVKERL, encoded by the coding sequence ATGAAAATAGCAGAATTAAAACAACGATTGTACCAGGCAACACTAGAAGAATTTATTCAATTGAAGCAGGAACTTGCGACAGATGCGCGAAAAGGGGTGCATACACTGTTTCGTCAGACAGAACGACGATTCGCGCTCGAGGAGCAACAACGAATGGATTTTAAGGAACGGCTTGCATTCGAGGAACAGTATCGTCAGCAAGGATACGTGCGAATTGCCGGGGTTGACGAAGTCGGACGAGGGCCGCTGGCTGGTCCCGTCGTTGCAGCAGCTGTCATCTTACCAGACGGTTTCTATCATCCGGGATTAACGGATTCGAAACAGATGAGTAAAACACAACGACAAGCAGCACTGAAGCATCTACAAGAAGTGGCTGAGATTGCTGTTGGAATCATCGAACCGGCTGAAATTGACGAAATCAACATCTATCAAGCGTCGAAACAGGCGATGCAAAACGCTGTCCGTCAATTGCAACCAGATGCCTTACTCGTTGATGCGATGACACTCGAAGGCGATACACCACAACTCTCACTCATCAAAGGAGATGCGCGAAGTGTCTCGATCGCAGCAGCAAGTGTCGTTGCGAAAGAGACACGCGATGCAATGATGGAAGAATATGCGATCAACTATCCGGGATACGGATTTGAATCACACGCAGGTTACGGAACACCGACGCATTTGCAGGCACTCGATACACTAGGTGTGACACCGATTCATCGAAAAACATTCCGCCCTGTCAAAGAACGCCTCTAG
- the topA gene encoding type I DNA topoisomerase — MAKYLVIVESPAKAKTIKRYLGSNYTVKASMGHVIDLPKSQMGVDVEHDYEPKYITIRGKGPVLKELKTAAKKAQKIYLAADPDREGEAIAWHLAKALGVDESTECRVVFNEITKDAIKDSFKRPRKLNYDLVDAQQARRILDRLVGYSMSPLLWKKIKKGLSAGRVQSVAVKMIIDREQEINAFMPEEYWTIKLELDANGEKLEANFYGVDGKKRELHSQEEVDQILNQLSEDFTVDSVTKKERKRNPALPFTTSSLQQEAARKLNFRAKKTMMIAQQLYEGIEIGKEGTVGLITYMRTDSTRTSETANLEAHGFIEQAYGKEYIASEKRKEKKSANSQDAHEAVRPTSTMREPQLVKSYLSRDQFRLYKLIWERFVASQMAPAILDTVKIDLLSNDVTFRANGSTVKFPGFMKVYIEDTDDEAVTDVKEGLLPPLDEGEELKQSAIEPKQHFTQPPPRYTEARLVRAMEELGIGRPSTYAPTLDTIQKRGYVTLEEKKFLPTELGELVIDMISDYFQEFITVQFTADMEALLDAIEKGDMQWTEVVDPIYKSFAKRLTRAEAEIEKIEIKDEPAGEDCEVCGHAMVIKMGRYGKFMACSNFPECRNTKPIQVEIGVKCPTCGTGDIVERRSKKGRLFYGCSNYPECEFVSWDKPVEEPCPVCSSMMVQKKIKNGVKVECTSCGHHETRIDQEQEEE; from the coding sequence ATGGCAAAATATCTAGTAATCGTCGAGTCACCCGCTAAGGCAAAAACCATTAAACGTTATCTCGGATCCAACTATACCGTGAAAGCGTCGATGGGGCACGTCATTGACTTGCCGAAAAGCCAAATGGGAGTCGACGTCGAACATGACTATGAACCGAAATATATCACGATTCGTGGTAAAGGTCCGGTCTTAAAAGAACTCAAGACAGCTGCGAAAAAAGCACAAAAAATCTATCTCGCAGCCGACCCCGACCGTGAGGGGGAAGCGATCGCATGGCATTTAGCAAAAGCACTAGGCGTTGATGAGTCAACGGAATGCCGCGTAGTCTTCAATGAAATCACGAAGGATGCTATCAAGGATTCGTTCAAGCGACCACGCAAGCTCAACTATGATCTTGTCGATGCACAGCAAGCACGTCGTATCTTGGACCGCCTTGTCGGTTACAGCATGAGTCCGTTATTATGGAAAAAGATTAAAAAAGGATTGTCTGCAGGACGCGTTCAATCCGTTGCTGTCAAGATGATCATCGATCGGGAGCAAGAAATTAATGCGTTCATGCCAGAAGAATACTGGACGATCAAACTAGAACTTGATGCAAACGGTGAAAAGCTCGAAGCGAACTTCTATGGAGTTGATGGTAAGAAACGTGAACTTCATTCGCAAGAAGAAGTCGATCAAATCTTGAATCAACTCTCGGAAGACTTCACGGTCGATTCGGTCACGAAAAAAGAACGGAAGCGAAATCCAGCGCTACCTTTTACGACAAGTTCCTTGCAACAGGAAGCGGCGCGTAAACTAAACTTCCGGGCGAAGAAGACGATGATGATTGCGCAACAGCTATACGAAGGAATTGAGATCGGAAAAGAAGGAACGGTCGGTTTGATCACGTACATGCGTACCGATTCGACCCGGACGTCTGAAACAGCGAATCTTGAAGCGCATGGTTTCATCGAACAAGCTTACGGAAAAGAATATATCGCAAGTGAGAAACGCAAAGAGAAGAAATCAGCAAACTCTCAGGATGCGCACGAAGCAGTTCGTCCGACTTCAACGATGCGCGAGCCTCAACTCGTCAAATCGTATCTCTCACGTGATCAGTTCCGCCTATACAAATTGATCTGGGAACGATTCGTCGCGAGTCAGATGGCGCCGGCGATTCTCGATACCGTTAAAATTGATCTCCTATCGAACGACGTCACATTCCGTGCGAACGGATCGACGGTTAAATTCCCAGGCTTCATGAAAGTCTACATCGAAGATACAGATGACGAAGCAGTCACCGACGTCAAAGAAGGATTACTTCCTCCACTTGATGAAGGGGAAGAACTGAAGCAGTCAGCGATTGAACCGAAACAACACTTCACACAGCCGCCACCACGTTATACGGAGGCACGTCTTGTCCGGGCAATGGAAGAACTCGGGATTGGTCGTCCGTCGACATACGCACCAACGCTAGACACGATTCAAAAGCGTGGCTACGTGACGCTCGAAGAGAAGAAATTCTTACCGACAGAACTTGGGGAACTTGTCATCGACATGATCAGTGATTATTTCCAAGAGTTCATCACCGTTCAGTTCACGGCAGACATGGAAGCGTTACTCGATGCGATCGAAAAAGGTGACATGCAGTGGACGGAAGTCGTCGATCCAATTTACAAATCGTTTGCGAAGCGTCTGACGCGAGCAGAAGCAGAGATTGAGAAGATTGAAATCAAGGATGAACCCGCCGGTGAAGATTGTGAAGTCTGTGGTCATGCTATGGTCATCAAAATGGGACGTTATGGTAAGTTCATGGCGTGCTCGAACTTCCCAGAATGTCGCAACACGAAACCAATCCAAGTTGAGATTGGTGTGAAGTGTCCGACATGTGGAACAGGTGACATCGTTGAACGACGGAGTAAAAAAGGTCGTTTGTTCTACGGATGCTCGAACTATCCAGAGTGTGAGTTCGTCTCATGGGATAAACCGGTCGAAGAACCATGTCCGGTTTGTAGCAGTATGATGGTACAAAAGAAAATCAAGAACGGTGTGAAAGTAGAATGTACATCTTGTGGACATCATGAAACACGCATCGATCAGGAGCAAGAGGAGGAATGA
- a CDS encoding EscU/YscU/HrcU family type III secretion system export apparatus switch protein translates to MKKAIALSYEEQMHAPKVVAKGSEHIAERILEEALKHDIPIRQDETLMTLLDAVQVSEQIPEELYGVIAELFAFLYRLDQDEILKK, encoded by the coding sequence ATGAAAAAAGCGATTGCCTTATCTTACGAAGAACAGATGCATGCCCCAAAAGTCGTCGCTAAGGGATCGGAACATATCGCGGAACGAATTCTGGAAGAAGCATTAAAACATGATATTCCAATTCGACAGGACGAGACGTTGATGACGTTACTTGATGCTGTTCAAGTATCAGAACAGATTCCAGAAGAATTATATGGTGTCATCGCCGAGTTATTTGCCTTTTTATATCGTCTCGATCAAGATGAAATTCTGAAAAAATAA
- the sucC gene encoding ADP-forming succinate--CoA ligase subunit beta, whose protein sequence is MNVHEYQAKELLRSYGVPVPNGIAAFTVEEAVDASEQLSGPIKVVKAQIHAGGRGKAGGVKLAKSQEEVKEYATELLGKTLVTHQTGPEGKVVQRLLVEEGCAIDKEYYLGIVLDRVTGRVVIMGSSEGGMDIEEVAEATPEKIIKEVVDPAVGLQGFQARKLAFAMGVPVKLVNKFVGMVTKLYNFFVDKDCSIAEINPLVTTKDGEVIALDAKLNFDSNALYRHADIVALRDETEEDPREVEASKSDLNYIALDGNIGCLVNGAGLAMATMDIIKHFSGDPANFLDVGGGATKEKVTEAFKLILSDENVKGIFVNIFGGIMKCDVIAEGIVAATKEVGLELPLVVRLEGTNVDAGKQILKDSGLAITAATSMADGAEKIAALVK, encoded by the coding sequence ATGAATGTACATGAGTATCAGGCAAAAGAATTACTTCGTTCGTACGGTGTACCCGTACCAAACGGAATCGCAGCCTTCACCGTCGAAGAGGCGGTTGATGCATCAGAACAATTGTCAGGCCCGATTAAAGTCGTTAAAGCTCAAATTCACGCGGGGGGACGCGGTAAAGCAGGTGGCGTCAAGCTTGCAAAATCGCAAGAAGAAGTGAAGGAATATGCGACGGAGTTACTCGGCAAAACGCTCGTCACGCACCAAACAGGTCCAGAAGGAAAAGTCGTTCAACGTCTTCTCGTCGAAGAAGGTTGTGCGATTGACAAAGAATACTATCTTGGAATCGTACTTGATCGTGTGACAGGTCGTGTCGTCATCATGGGTTCAAGTGAAGGTGGTATGGACATCGAAGAGGTGGCGGAAGCGACACCAGAAAAAATCATTAAAGAAGTCGTCGATCCTGCAGTCGGTCTTCAAGGGTTCCAAGCGCGTAAACTTGCGTTCGCAATGGGCGTTCCAGTGAAGCTCGTCAACAAGTTCGTCGGTATGGTCACAAAACTCTATAATTTCTTCGTCGACAAGGATTGTTCGATTGCAGAAATCAACCCACTCGTTACGACGAAGGATGGCGAAGTCATCGCACTCGATGCGAAGTTGAACTTCGATTCAAACGCATTGTATCGTCATGCGGATATCGTAGCGTTACGTGACGAAACAGAAGAAGATCCACGTGAAGTCGAAGCGTCGAAGAGTGATTTGAACTATATCGCGCTTGATGGGAATATCGGCTGTCTCGTCAATGGTGCTGGTCTTGCCATGGCGACGATGGATATCATCAAACACTTCAGTGGTGATCCTGCGAACTTCCTTGATGTCGGTGGTGGTGCGACGAAGGAGAAAGTAACAGAAGCCTTCAAACTGATTTTATCAGACGAGAACGTTAAAGGGATTTTCGTCAACATCTTCGGTGGAATCATGAAATGTGATGTCATTGCTGAAGGTATCGTTGCGGCGACAAAAGAAGTCGGACTCGAACTTCCACTCGTCGTTCGTCTTGAAGGTACGAACGTTGATGCAGGGAAACAAATTCTCAAAGATTCAGGTCTAGCGATTACAGCAGCTACATCAATGGCAGACGGCGCAGAAAAAATCGCTGCGCTCGTGAAGTAA
- a CDS encoding flagellar hook-length control protein FliK produces MQIEHRALLPFKIIDHANLPLREGANIVGKVLKLLPDGLMELQVGQRVLTAGTTAELKEGNMYRFQVVSAEGQPVLKIISTETVPQKSALPQLLDSFLQRQTVPTAETRELLRQLGQPVTEGEAKQLKHALTELVQLAKGDETGRTLDRKTSDQILAQQLVQATNEAGKGVYLFQLPQFGPFEDVDLMMEAPFERTFDPNHARVVLYLQLPRLGEVAVDVLIADRNVSISVFHPNAHVDTFMQAYTPQIQARLEEQGYALTRFDWVEQTKERVPHDISTRNGRVDLHI; encoded by the coding sequence ATGCAAATCGAACATCGTGCCTTACTACCATTTAAAATCATCGATCATGCGAACCTACCATTACGTGAAGGTGCGAACATCGTCGGTAAAGTATTAAAGCTTCTACCGGACGGATTGATGGAGCTACAAGTCGGTCAACGTGTTTTGACGGCAGGAACGACTGCTGAACTAAAAGAAGGCAATATGTATCGTTTTCAAGTCGTTTCAGCAGAGGGGCAACCAGTCCTAAAAATCATATCGACCGAGACGGTTCCGCAAAAGTCAGCTTTACCACAGCTACTCGATTCCTTTTTACAACGCCAGACTGTACCGACTGCGGAAACACGGGAACTACTAAGGCAACTCGGTCAACCAGTGACGGAGGGAGAAGCAAAGCAGTTAAAGCATGCCCTTACGGAACTCGTTCAATTGGCAAAGGGGGACGAGACAGGTCGAACGCTTGATCGAAAGACAAGCGATCAAATTTTAGCGCAACAACTCGTTCAAGCAACGAATGAAGCCGGTAAAGGAGTATATTTATTTCAATTACCTCAGTTTGGACCGTTTGAAGATGTCGACCTCATGATGGAAGCACCGTTCGAACGGACGTTTGATCCGAATCATGCCCGAGTCGTCTTGTATTTGCAATTACCAAGGCTTGGCGAGGTTGCAGTTGACGTCTTGATTGCAGATCGTAACGTTTCGATTTCTGTATTCCATCCAAATGCGCACGTCGATACGTTCATGCAAGCCTATACGCCTCAGATTCAAGCACGACTCGAGGAACAGGGCTATGCCTTGACGCGATTCGATTGGGTCGAACAGACGAAAGAGCGCGTACCGCATGACATCTCGACGCGCAACGGAAGGGTGGATCTTCATATATGA
- the ylqF gene encoding ribosome biogenesis GTPase YlqF, with translation MTIQWFPGHMAKARREVTEKLKLIDVVIELVDARLPMSSRNPMVEQITAGKPRLIVLNKADMADKRLTEQWMNALRADGVDVVAVDAKHNKGLNQIHEGALRLMKEKHARMREKGRNPSAIRALIIGIPNVGKSTLINRLAGRNIAITGDRPGVTKRQQWIKMKTGEMELLDTPGILWPKFDDQVVGYRLAATGAIKDDILNIDDIALFALRELKTRYPEQLRERYRLDEVSGEAVDVLEAIGKKRGFVSGGYVDFERTSEMLLHELRTEKLGRVTLETVEEWETNE, from the coding sequence ATGACGATTCAATGGTTCCCCGGTCACATGGCCAAAGCACGTCGGGAAGTCACAGAAAAATTAAAGTTGATTGATGTGGTCATCGAACTTGTCGATGCACGTCTTCCGATGTCGAGTCGTAATCCGATGGTCGAACAGATAACAGCAGGTAAGCCGCGACTGATCGTCCTCAATAAGGCAGACATGGCGGATAAACGATTGACGGAACAATGGATGAACGCATTACGAGCAGATGGTGTTGATGTCGTCGCGGTTGATGCGAAGCATAACAAGGGATTGAATCAAATCCATGAAGGTGCGTTACGTTTAATGAAAGAAAAACATGCACGGATGCGAGAAAAAGGTCGGAATCCGAGTGCAATTCGTGCCTTGATCATCGGTATTCCAAACGTCGGGAAATCGACGCTCATTAATCGACTCGCTGGTCGGAACATCGCGATCACTGGTGACCGTCCTGGTGTGACGAAACGCCAGCAGTGGATCAAGATGAAGACAGGTGAGATGGAATTACTCGATACACCAGGTATCCTCTGGCCGAAGTTCGACGATCAAGTCGTCGGCTACCGTCTAGCGGCTACCGGTGCCATCAAGGATGATATCTTAAACATCGACGATATCGCGCTATTTGCTCTTCGTGAGCTAAAGACGCGGTATCCGGAACAGTTACGTGAACGTTATCGACTCGACGAAGTATCTGGAGAAGCGGTCGATGTACTCGAAGCAATTGGTAAAAAACGTGGCTTCGTCTCAGGTGGGTATGTCGATTTCGAGCGGACAAGCGAAATGCTACTGCATGAGCTCCGGACGGAAAAGCTTGGACGTGTGACGCTTGAAACGGTCGAAGAGTGGGAAACGAATGAATAA
- the sucD gene encoding succinate--CoA ligase subunit alpha, translating to MSIWVNESTKVIIQGITGNQGMFHGEQMIDYGTNLVGGVTPGKGGTEVLGGVPVFDTVAQAVEKTGANASIIYVPPAFAADAIMEAADANIALIICITEGIPVLDMVKVKRYLDGKPVRLIGPNCPGVITPGVAKLGIMPGYIHTPGHVGIVSRSGTLTYEAVHQLTTAGIGQSTAVGIGGDPVNGTDFIDTLKAFNEDPETKAVIMLGEIGGTAEEEAAEWVKANMTKPVIGFIGGQTAPAGKRMGHAGAIISGGKGTAAEKIKTLRANGIEVAETPAIIGETLIRVIKEAGIYDECVTNSTVK from the coding sequence ATGAGTATTTGGGTGAACGAATCGACGAAAGTTATTATTCAGGGGATTACAGGTAACCAAGGAATGTTCCATGGTGAACAGATGATCGACTACGGAACAAACCTCGTAGGCGGTGTTACACCAGGAAAAGGCGGTACGGAAGTACTCGGTGGTGTTCCTGTTTTTGATACGGTCGCACAAGCAGTCGAAAAAACGGGTGCGAACGCATCTATCATCTACGTACCACCAGCATTCGCAGCGGATGCAATCATGGAAGCAGCAGATGCGAACATCGCACTGATCATCTGTATCACAGAAGGTATTCCAGTTCTTGATATGGTCAAAGTAAAACGTTACCTCGATGGCAAGCCAGTTCGTCTCATCGGACCGAACTGTCCAGGCGTCATCACTCCAGGTGTTGCGAAGCTTGGTATCATGCCAGGATATATCCATACACCAGGTCATGTCGGAATCGTCTCGCGTTCTGGGACATTGACATATGAGGCTGTCCATCAATTGACGACAGCAGGTATTGGTCAATCGACAGCTGTCGGTATCGGGGGAGATCCGGTCAACGGAACAGACTTCATCGATACGCTCAAAGCGTTCAATGAAGATCCAGAAACAAAAGCAGTCATCATGCTTGGCGAAATCGGTGGAACAGCGGAAGAAGAAGCTGCTGAATGGGTCAAAGCGAACATGACGAAGCCAGTTATCGGCTTCATCGGCGGTCAAACGGCTCCAGCTGGTAAACGGATGGGTCACGCAGGTGCGATTATCTCTGGTGGTAAAGGTACAGCTGCTGAAAAAATCAAGACACTTCGTGCGAACGGAATTGAAGTAGCAGAAACACCAGCAATCATTGGTGAGACGTTAATCCGTGTCATTAAAGAAGCAGGTATCTATGACGAGTGTGTAACGAACAGCACAGTCAAATAA